A genomic region of Macaca thibetana thibetana isolate TM-01 chromosome 14, ASM2454274v1, whole genome shotgun sequence contains the following coding sequences:
- the LOC126935274 gene encoding LOW QUALITY PROTEIN: olfactory receptor 52R1-like (The sequence of the model RefSeq protein was modified relative to this genomic sequence to represent the inferred CDS: substituted 1 base at 1 genomic stop codon), translated as MVLASGNSSSHPGSFTLLGIPGLESFQFWIAFPFSAMHAVAVVGNITLLRVIRIDHTLHKPMYLFLAMLAITDLVLSSSTQPKMLVIFWFHAHEIEYHACLIQVFFIHAFSFMVSGVLMAMALDRHVAICFPLQHSSLMTPSVVIELGTVVMLRGLLWVSLFCFMVSRMPFCQHQAIPQSYCEHMAVLKLVCADTSINCGYRLFVAFSVAGFDMTAIGMSHMMILRAVLQLPSGEAHLKAFSTCASHICVILAFYIPALFSFLTHRFGHHVPXVVHILFANLYLLVPPMLNPIIYRVRIKQIRDRVTQGCCGNVP; from the coding sequence ATGGTGCTGGCTTCAGGGAACAGCTCTTCTCATCCTGGGTCGTTCACCCTGCTTGGAATCCCAGGCCTGGAGAGTTTCCAGTTTTGGATTGCCTTTCCGTTCTCTGCCATGCATGCTGTGGCTGTTGTTGGAAATATCACTCTCCTCCGTGTAATCAGAATTGACCACACCCTGCATAAGCCCATGTACCTCTTTCTGGCCATGCTGGCTATCACTGACCTGgtcctctcctcctccacccaACCTAAGATGTTGGTCATATTCTGGTTTCATGCTCATGAGATTGAGTACCATGCCTGCCTCATCCAGGTGTTCTTCATCCATGCCTTTTCTTTTATGGTGTCTGGGGTGCTCATGGCTATGGCCCTGGATCGCCATGTGGCCATCTGCTTCCCACTCCAACACTCTAGCCTCATGACGCCATCGGTCGTGATTGAACTGGGGACCGTTGTGATGCTGAGAGGGCTGCTGTGGGTGAGCCTCTTCTGCTTCATGGTGTCTAGGATGCCTTTCTGCCAACACCAAGCCATTCCCCAGTCATACTGTGAGCACATGGCTGTGCTGAAGTTGGTGTGTGCTGATACAAGCATAAATTGTGGGTATAGACTCTTTGTGGCCTTCTCTGTGGCTGGCTTTGATATGACTGCCATAGGTATGTCACACATGATGATTTTGAGAGCTGTGCTTCAGTTGCCTTCAGGTGAAGCCCACCTCAAAGCTTTTAGCACATGTGCCTCCCATATCTGTGTCATCTTGGCTTTTTATATCCCagcccttttttctttcctcacccACCGCTTTGGTCATCATGTGCCCTGAGTGGTACATATCCTGTTTGCTAATCTCTATCTGCTGGTACCTCCCATGCTCAACCCCATCATTTACAGAGTTAGAATCAAACAGATCAGGGACAGAGTTACCCAAGGATGTTGTGGAAACGTCCCTTGA